Proteins from one Gilliamella sp. ESL0443 genomic window:
- the fbaA gene encoding class II fructose-bisphosphate aldolase: MATKISDVVKPGVVTGDDVQKVFQVARENNFALPAVNCVDTNTINAVIETAAKVGSAVIVQFSNGGAQFIAGKGLKLDGQETAVLGAISGAKHVHLMAEKYGVPVIVHTDHCAKKLLPWVDGLLDAGEAHFAKTGKPLFSSHMIDLSEESLKDNIDICCQYLARMSAMKMTLELELGCTGGEEDGVDNSHMDSSALYTQPEDVAYAYERLSAISPRFTIAASFGNVHGVYKPGNVKLTPKILDNSQKYVSEKFNLPAKSLNFVFHGGSGSTPEEIAEAVSYGVVKMNIDTDTQWANWAGVLEYYKANEAYLQGQLGNPEGVDAPNKKYYDPRVWLRKGQESLVARLELAFKELNAIDVL, from the coding sequence ATGGCTACAAAGATTTCTGATGTCGTTAAACCTGGTGTTGTAACCGGTGATGATGTTCAAAAAGTGTTTCAAGTTGCTCGTGAAAATAATTTTGCATTACCAGCTGTTAACTGTGTTGACACTAATACAATTAATGCAGTAATCGAAACTGCGGCTAAAGTTGGTTCTGCTGTTATCGTTCAATTCTCTAATGGTGGTGCTCAATTCATCGCAGGTAAAGGATTGAAATTAGATGGGCAAGAAACTGCTGTTTTAGGTGCAATTTCTGGCGCTAAACATGTTCACCTTATGGCTGAAAAATATGGTGTGCCAGTTATCGTTCATACCGACCACTGTGCTAAAAAACTTCTTCCATGGGTTGATGGATTACTTGACGCAGGTGAAGCTCACTTTGCTAAAACGGGTAAACCTCTATTCTCTTCTCACATGATCGATCTTTCAGAAGAATCTTTAAAAGATAATATTGATATTTGCTGTCAATATCTTGCTCGTATGTCAGCAATGAAAATGACATTAGAATTAGAGCTTGGTTGTACTGGTGGTGAAGAAGATGGTGTTGACAATAGCCATATGGATAGTTCAGCACTTTATACTCAACCTGAAGATGTTGCTTATGCTTATGAACGTTTAAGTGCAATTAGTCCACGTTTCACTATCGCAGCTTCATTCGGTAACGTTCATGGTGTTTATAAACCAGGTAATGTTAAATTAACGCCAAAAATTTTAGATAACTCTCAAAAATATGTATCTGAGAAATTCAATTTACCAGCTAAATCATTGAACTTTGTGTTCCATGGTGGTTCTGGTTCTACTCCTGAAGAAATTGCAGAAGCAGTAAGTTACGGTGTTGTTAAAATGAACATCGATACTGATACGCAATGGGCAAACTGGGCTGGTGTTTTAGAATATTACAAAGCAAATGAAGCTTACCTTCAAGGTCAATTAGGTAACCCTGAAGGCGTTGATGCTCCAAATAAAAAATATTATGATCCACGCGTATGGTTACGTAAAGGTCAAGAATCTTTAGTTGCTCGTTTAGAACTTGCATTTAAAGAACTTAATGCGATCGACGTACTTTAG
- the rplA gene encoding 50S ribosomal protein L1, which yields MAKLSKKAKLIREKVNATKQYEINEAIALLKEFATAKFTESVDVAVNLGIDSRKSDQNVRGAIVLPHGTGRSVRVAVFTQGANADAAKEAGAELVGMDDLADQIKKGEMDFDVVIASPDAMRVVGQLGQILGPRGLMPNPKVGTVTPNVAEAVKNAKAGQIRYRNDKNGIIHTTIGKADFDADKLKENLEALLVALKRAKPASSKGVFVKKVSLSTTMGAGVAIDQATLNASV from the coding sequence ATGGCTAAATTATCTAAGAAAGCTAAACTTATCCGCGAAAAAGTAAACGCGACTAAACAATATGAAATCAATGAAGCAATCGCTTTATTAAAAGAATTTGCTACTGCTAAATTTACTGAAAGCGTTGATGTTGCAGTTAATTTAGGTATTGATTCACGTAAATCAGATCAAAATGTGCGTGGTGCTATCGTTCTTCCTCACGGTACCGGACGTAGTGTACGTGTTGCAGTATTTACTCAAGGTGCAAACGCTGATGCCGCTAAAGAAGCTGGTGCTGAATTAGTTGGCATGGATGATCTAGCGGATCAAATCAAAAAAGGCGAAATGGACTTTGATGTTGTTATTGCATCTCCAGACGCGATGCGCGTTGTTGGTCAATTAGGTCAAATTTTAGGGCCACGTGGTTTAATGCCAAACCCTAAAGTCGGTACTGTAACACCTAACGTTGCTGAAGCAGTGAAAAACGCTAAAGCTGGTCAAATCCGTTACCGTAATGATAAAAATGGTATTATCCATACTACTATCGGTAAAGCTGATTTCGATGCAGATAAGCTTAAAGAGAATTTAGAAGCATTACTTGTTGCATTAAAACGTGCAAAACCAGCATCTTCAAAAGGTGTATTTGTGAAGAAAGTTAGTCTTTCTACTACAATGGGCGCTGGTGTTGCTATCGACCAAGCAACTTTAAACGCATCTGTTTAA
- the rpsT gene encoding 30S ribosomal protein S20, with amino-acid sequence MANIKSAKKRAVQSEKRRKHNASNRSMMRTYIKKVYAAVAAGDKQTAEVAFKDMQAVVDRQAARGLIHKNKAARHKANLIKQIKALA; translated from the coding sequence TTGGCTAATATCAAATCAGCTAAGAAGCGTGCGGTTCAGTCCGAAAAACGCCGTAAACATAATGCTAGTAACCGTTCAATGATGCGTACTTATATTAAAAAAGTTTACGCAGCTGTAGCAGCTGGTGATAAACAAACAGCTGAAGTAGCATTCAAAGACATGCAAGCAGTTGTTGACCGTCAAGCGGCTCGTGGTCTAATCCACAAAAACAAAGCAGCACGTCATAAAGCGAATTTAATTAAACAGATTAAAGCATTAGCTTAA
- a CDS encoding virulence factor BrkB family protein, with translation MNILKHIQTFLVMLWSRINHDRLTSSSAELAYTTILALVPLITVVFSLLSAFPMFNEVSQSLKQLIYSNLVPTASDTIQNYLEQFIANTKKMTFIGIIGLIVTSLLLINSINNALNRIWQTKRKRSFMYNLTMYWTILTLGPILVGSSVAVSSYIFSLKWLSNAASGDLLLSTLPFIISVVGFWLLYSIIPTESIPFKEAAIGALVAAILFEIGKRAFALYVTSFPTYQLIYGVVSSIPIMLVWIYCSWCIVLFGAEFAATLTDYNKQQKALLKPQS, from the coding sequence ATGAATATACTTAAGCATATACAGACCTTTTTGGTAATGTTATGGTCTCGTATAAATCATGATCGTTTAACCTCTTCCTCGGCAGAACTAGCTTATACGACAATACTTGCATTAGTCCCATTAATAACTGTCGTGTTTTCTTTACTTTCTGCGTTTCCTATGTTTAATGAAGTTAGCCAATCCTTAAAACAGCTCATTTATAGCAATCTTGTCCCTACTGCAAGTGACACCATTCAAAATTACCTAGAACAATTTATTGCCAATACAAAAAAAATGACATTTATTGGAATTATCGGTTTAATAGTAACATCACTACTACTTATTAATTCTATTAATAATGCACTAAACCGTATCTGGCAAACCAAACGCAAACGTTCATTCATGTATAACTTAACCATGTATTGGACAATTTTAACATTAGGTCCTATTTTAGTTGGCTCAAGTGTTGCAGTAAGTTCTTATATATTTTCCCTAAAATGGCTATCGAATGCTGCTAGTGGTGATCTCCTACTAAGTACTTTACCATTTATCATATCGGTTGTTGGATTTTGGTTGCTTTACAGCATTATTCCAACTGAATCAATTCCATTTAAAGAAGCCGCAATTGGTGCGTTAGTTGCAGCAATATTATTCGAAATTGGTAAACGTGCTTTTGCACTGTATGTTACTTCTTTTCCGACTTATCAACTCATTTATGGGGTAGTTTCCTCAATTCCCATTATGTTAGTTTGGATCTACTGCTCTTGGTGTATTGTTTTGTTTGGTGCCGAATTTGCAGCAACACTCACTGACTATAATAAACAGCAAAAAGCGCTATTAAAGCCCCAATCTTAA
- the dtd gene encoding D-aminoacyl-tRNA deacylase, producing MIALIQRVKQASVCVDNQIIGQIDQGLLVLLGVEQDDNEQKAIRLSEKVLGYRIFSDINDKMNLNVQQINGKLLVVSQFTLAADTQKGMRPSFTKGAPPDKANELYQFFVRQCQQQIETQTGQFAADMQVSLINDGPVTFWLQV from the coding sequence ATGATTGCCTTAATCCAACGCGTAAAACAAGCATCGGTTTGTGTTGATAATCAAATTATTGGTCAAATCGATCAGGGATTACTAGTTTTACTCGGTGTTGAACAAGATGACAACGAGCAAAAAGCGATACGCTTGAGTGAAAAAGTGCTCGGCTATCGTATTTTTAGTGATATTAATGACAAAATGAATCTCAATGTTCAGCAAATAAATGGAAAATTGTTGGTTGTTTCTCAATTCACCCTGGCTGCTGACACTCAAAAAGGTATGCGCCCAAGTTTCACAAAAGGTGCTCCACCTGATAAAGCTAATGAACTTTATCAATTTTTTGTTAGACAATGTCAGCAACAAATTGAGACACAAACTGGACAATTTGCCGCTGACATGCAGGTTTCTCTTATTAACGATGGACCCGTAACTTTTTGGCTACAAGTTTAA
- the rplK gene encoding 50S ribosomal protein L11, translated as MAKKVQAYIKLQVAAGAANPSPPVGPALGQHGVNIMEFCKAFNAKTESMEKGLPIPVVITVYSDRSFTFVTKTPPAAVLLKKAAKIKSGSGEPNKKKVGKVTSAQIREIAELKAADMNGATIETMMRSIEGTARSMGLEVEG; from the coding sequence ATGGCAAAAAAAGTACAAGCCTACATCAAGTTGCAAGTTGCAGCTGGTGCAGCAAACCCTAGTCCACCAGTTGGTCCAGCACTTGGTCAACATGGTGTTAACATCATGGAATTCTGTAAAGCATTTAACGCTAAAACAGAAAGCATGGAAAAAGGTCTACCTATTCCTGTTGTTATTACAGTATATTCTGACCGTTCATTTACTTTTGTAACTAAGACTCCTCCTGCGGCTGTATTATTAAAGAAAGCAGCTAAAATCAAGTCTGGTTCTGGTGAACCTAATAAGAAAAAAGTAGGTAAAGTAACAAGCGCTCAAATTCGTGAAATCGCTGAATTGAAAGCTGCTGATATGAATGGTGCAACTATTGAAACGATGATGCGTTCTATTGAAGGTACTGCTCGTTCAATGGGCTTGGAAGTGGAGGGTTAA
- the rplJ gene encoding 50S ribosomal protein L10 has product MALNLQNKQEIVAEVNEIAKGALSAVVADSRGVTVENMTALRKSAREAGVYMRVVRNTLLRRVVEGTQYECLKDSFVGPTLIAFSNEHPGAAARIFKAFAKENDNFEIKAAAFEGELITAANIDRLATLPTYEEALARLMSTMKEAAAGKLVRTLAAVRDQKQAA; this is encoded by the coding sequence ATGGCACTAAATCTTCAAAATAAACAAGAAATTGTTGCTGAAGTTAATGAAATCGCCAAAGGTGCGCTATCTGCAGTTGTAGCTGACTCTCGTGGCGTAACTGTAGAAAACATGACTGCATTACGTAAATCTGCTCGTGAAGCTGGTGTTTATATGCGTGTTGTTCGTAACACCTTATTACGCCGTGTTGTTGAGGGAACTCAATACGAGTGCTTAAAAGATTCGTTTGTTGGTCCAACTCTAATTGCATTTTCAAATGAGCACCCAGGTGCTGCTGCGCGTATTTTTAAAGCGTTTGCAAAAGAAAATGATAATTTTGAGATTAAAGCCGCAGCCTTTGAAGGTGAGTTAATTACTGCAGCGAACATTGATCGCTTAGCAACATTACCTACTTATGAAGAAGCATTAGCTCGCTTGATGTCAACCATGAAAGAAGCCGCAGCTGGCAAATTGGTTCGTACTCTTGCAGCGGTTCGCGATCAAAAACAAGCTGCTTAA
- a CDS encoding histidine-type phosphatase produces MSFIKQSFFIQFLILVISLLMFSPLSFAEMITSGSKTAYQYDKQQTPAPDGYQAFYIDHIGRHGSRYISKPKYEDIAYDVLILADKNNQLTEMGKSLLRQIIRIKALNNNHYGHLTDLGRKDIGLMSQRMLANNPMVFKGQKIEVLSSTSPRAKETAEIFIKTFKNNYSDINIYQQPEDQQTLLRFFDYSPTYKEYKKSKSVKNALKSLENSTKTVELSQNVASLIFTQGFCNELNNGISLSEKSSIKTTEFVIAVYQLYQELLSFSPEILADNHLDFSLYFTKNQLLWFDTVVTSKSFLQIGPAFDANGIQIKIAAPLLLDMLKTADKAITDKNIDANLRFAHAETISPLATLLELEGTYTTVNSVADYPSVWQAEKIIPMGANIQWIFYQNNQPNHPILIKMMLNEREVHLPLKTDNYPYYRWDEVKQFYENKLSKLGLTDNNASLEWLNKVK; encoded by the coding sequence ATGTCTTTTATAAAACAATCTTTTTTTATCCAATTTTTAATCTTAGTCATCAGTTTACTGATGTTTTCACCATTAAGTTTTGCAGAAATGATAACATCAGGTTCAAAGACCGCGTATCAGTATGATAAACAACAAACTCCTGCACCAGATGGATATCAAGCATTTTATATTGATCATATTGGCCGCCATGGTTCACGTTATATTAGTAAACCTAAATATGAAGATATTGCTTATGACGTATTAATTTTAGCTGATAAAAATAATCAATTAACCGAAATGGGAAAATCATTATTAAGGCAAATTATTCGTATTAAAGCATTGAATAATAATCATTATGGACATCTTACTGATCTTGGACGAAAAGATATTGGTTTAATGAGTCAACGCATGTTAGCCAATAACCCAATGGTTTTTAAAGGACAAAAAATCGAAGTGCTATCATCAACCTCACCAAGAGCTAAAGAAACAGCAGAAATTTTTATTAAGACATTTAAAAATAACTATTCTGATATCAATATTTATCAACAACCAGAAGATCAACAAACACTATTACGTTTTTTTGACTATTCTCCGACTTATAAAGAATATAAAAAGAGTAAAAGTGTGAAAAATGCCTTAAAATCGCTAGAAAATTCGACTAAAACAGTAGAGCTGAGTCAAAATGTTGCAAGTTTGATATTTACTCAAGGCTTTTGTAATGAGTTGAATAATGGGATTTCTTTATCGGAAAAATCTTCAATTAAAACAACAGAATTTGTCATTGCAGTTTATCAACTTTACCAGGAGTTATTATCATTTTCTCCTGAAATTTTAGCTGATAATCACCTTGATTTTAGCCTTTATTTCACTAAAAATCAGTTATTATGGTTTGACACGGTAGTCACTTCTAAAAGTTTTTTACAAATTGGTCCAGCGTTTGATGCCAATGGTATCCAAATTAAAATTGCTGCACCATTATTGTTGGATATGTTAAAAACAGCTGATAAGGCAATAACTGATAAAAATATTGATGCTAATTTACGGTTTGCTCATGCTGAAACTATTTCGCCATTAGCAACATTACTTGAACTTGAAGGTACTTATACTACCGTTAACTCAGTGGCCGATTATCCATCTGTTTGGCAAGCAGAAAAAATTATTCCTATGGGCGCTAATATTCAATGGATTTTTTACCAAAATAATCAACCTAATCACCCCATATTAATCAAAATGATGTTAAATGAAAGAGAAGTGCATTTACCATTGAAAACCGATAATTATCCGTACTACCGTTGGGACGAGGTAAAACAGTTTTATGAAAATAAACTGAGTAAACTAGGTCTTACTGATAATAACGCATCTTTAGAATGGCTAAATAAAGTAAAATAA
- a CDS encoding SPOR domain-containing protein: MVQRDYVRKKSQSKGKAKKNKSRLFPSLMIFLAIIIIILFSSILYYLSTNSSEKPVEKPKVKTESPAITLPEKPQERWTYLKELETPNASSNSNKAASERQQILDSFMNNTTTTSTLSSSNDNTKWLLQCGAFKDKTNADTLKASLAMTGISGNISLSQQLYRVTVGPYTNKGDVQKALNTLKTNGINNCIISN, translated from the coding sequence GTGGTTCAGCGTGATTATGTAAGAAAAAAGAGCCAATCAAAAGGAAAAGCTAAAAAAAATAAGTCACGATTATTCCCATCTTTAATGATATTCCTTGCAATCATCATTATTATTTTGTTTTCTTCTATTCTATATTATCTTTCAACCAATTCTTCTGAAAAACCAGTTGAAAAACCAAAAGTCAAAACTGAATCACCAGCGATAACCCTACCGGAAAAACCACAAGAACGCTGGACTTACCTTAAAGAATTGGAAACACCAAATGCTAGTAGTAACTCAAATAAAGCGGCAAGCGAACGGCAACAAATATTAGATAGCTTTATGAATAACACCACGACCACATCGACTTTATCATCAAGTAATGATAATACTAAATGGTTACTACAATGTGGGGCTTTTAAAGATAAAACTAATGCAGATACATTAAAAGCATCTTTGGCAATGACCGGTATTAGTGGTAACATATCTTTAAGTCAGCAGTTATATCGAGTTACCGTTGGGCCTTATACAAATAAAGGTGATGTGCAAAAAGCATTAAACACTTTAAAAACGAATGGAATTAATAACTGTATTATTTCTAATTAA
- the rplL gene encoding 50S ribosomal protein L7/L12, translating into MSITKEQILDAVAEMSVMDVVELVSMMEEKFGVSAAAAVAVAAAGPAESAEEKSEFDVILKDVGANKVAVIKAVRGATGLGLKEAKDLVESAPATVKEGVSKADADELKKALEESGAVVELK; encoded by the coding sequence ATGTCTATCACTAAAGAACAAATTTTAGATGCAGTTGCAGAAATGTCTGTAATGGATGTTGTTGAACTTGTATCAATGATGGAAGAAAAATTTGGCGTTTCTGCAGCAGCAGCTGTAGCAGTTGCAGCAGCTGGTCCAGCTGAATCAGCTGAAGAAAAATCTGAATTTGATGTAATCTTAAAAGATGTTGGCGCTAACAAAGTAGCTGTTATCAAAGCAGTTCGTGGTGCAACAGGCTTAGGCTTAAAAGAAGCAAAAGACCTTGTTGAATCAGCTCCAGCAACAGTTAAAGAAGGTGTTAGCAAAGCTGACGCAGATGAACTTAAAAAGGCACTTGAAGAATCTGGTGCAGTTGTCGAACTTAAGTAA
- the dauA gene encoding C4-dicarboxylic acid transporter DauA codes for MKLYGLSGIKISCAFISACITTPYNTTRFLKDLIAGITVGIIAIPLAMALAIASGVAPQHGLYTAIIAGFVIALTGGSRFSVSGPTAAFVVILYPVSIQFGLSGLLIATLLSGIFLILMGVIRLGRLIEYIPLPVVLGFTSGIAITIATMQIKDFFGLTLEHMPENYVNKVIELVKAFPTINIADTFVGLVTLIVLIMWPKFRVKISGHLPALIAGILTMLVFNQFGYQIETIGSRFTYTLADNTVGHGIPPVLPEFILPWEHASFTWNWSTITALIPISLTMAMLCAIESLLCAVVLDEMTHTKHHSNSELIGQGLGNIIAPFFGGISATAAIARSAANVKAGATSPIAAVLHSLIVLLALICFAPLLSFIPLSAMAALLLIVAWNMSAIQRVIYIIKCAPKDDIMIMLICMSLTVLFDMVIAITLGIVLASILFMRRIASMTRLVELNQSNEKTLVLRINGPLFFAAAERTFLELYQKINGYQHIVLQWDAVPILDAGGLNALIHFIDELPEPVDLSICELQFQPLKTLARAKIVPKSNKLMFYSTLDEALKDKI; via the coding sequence ATGAAATTATATGGCCTTTCTGGTATTAAAATAAGCTGTGCGTTTATATCTGCATGCATAACTACACCTTACAACACAACTCGTTTTCTTAAAGATTTGATTGCCGGAATAACGGTTGGCATTATTGCTATCCCACTTGCTATGGCTTTAGCTATTGCAAGTGGTGTTGCCCCTCAACATGGCCTCTATACCGCAATTATAGCAGGCTTCGTGATAGCTCTCACTGGAGGGTCACGTTTTAGTGTTTCAGGCCCAACTGCAGCGTTTGTGGTAATTCTATATCCAGTTTCCATACAATTTGGCTTATCAGGCCTATTAATTGCCACTCTACTTTCAGGCATTTTTTTAATATTGATGGGTGTAATTCGTTTAGGTCGATTAATCGAATACATTCCTCTACCAGTAGTGCTAGGTTTTACTTCTGGTATTGCAATAACCATCGCCACCATGCAGATAAAAGATTTTTTTGGCTTAACACTAGAACACATGCCAGAAAATTATGTTAATAAAGTTATTGAACTAGTTAAAGCTTTTCCAACCATTAATATCGCAGATACCTTTGTTGGCTTAGTAACACTGATTGTTTTAATCATGTGGCCAAAATTTCGAGTAAAAATATCTGGCCATTTACCGGCTTTAATTGCTGGCATACTAACCATGTTAGTATTCAATCAATTTGGCTATCAAATCGAAACAATCGGTTCACGATTCACTTATACATTAGCCGATAACACTGTTGGTCATGGTATTCCGCCTGTTTTACCAGAATTTATCTTACCATGGGAACATGCAAGTTTCACATGGAATTGGTCAACAATAACCGCTTTAATTCCAATCTCATTAACAATGGCTATGTTATGTGCGATCGAATCACTACTATGTGCAGTTGTATTAGATGAAATGACCCATACCAAACATCATTCAAATAGCGAACTGATTGGCCAAGGTTTAGGAAATATCATTGCGCCATTTTTTGGTGGCATTTCAGCAACAGCGGCTATTGCGCGTTCAGCGGCAAATGTCAAAGCGGGCGCAACATCGCCAATTGCCGCCGTATTGCATTCATTAATCGTATTATTGGCACTTATCTGTTTTGCCCCACTTTTATCATTTATTCCATTATCAGCTATGGCAGCATTATTATTAATTGTTGCATGGAATATGAGTGCTATTCAACGCGTTATCTATATTATTAAATGCGCACCTAAAGACGATATCATGATCATGCTTATTTGCATGTCCCTTACCGTATTATTCGACATGGTAATCGCTATTACGCTTGGAATTGTATTAGCCTCAATCTTGTTTATGCGTCGTATTGCTAGTATGACTCGTTTGGTCGAATTGAACCAAAGCAATGAAAAGACGTTAGTTCTAAGAATTAATGGTCCATTATTCTTTGCGGCTGCTGAACGGACCTTTTTAGAGTTATACCAAAAAATCAATGGTTATCAACATATTGTTTTACAATGGGATGCAGTACCTATCCTAGATGCAGGAGGCTTAAATGCACTTATCCATTTTATTGATGAATTACCTGAACCAGTTGATCTATCTATTTGCGAATTGCAATTCCAACCATTAAAAACCTTAGCTCGGGCGAAAATTGTACCTAAATCAAATAAATTAATGTTTTACTCAACTTTAGATGAAGCACTGAAAGATAAAATTTAA
- the pgk gene encoding phosphoglycerate kinase, protein MSIIRMQDLDLKGKRLFIRSDLNVPVKNGKVTSDARIKASLPTIEEAIKKGAKVMVTSHIGRPTEGEYNPEFSLQPVVDYLKEHVSFPVRLVKDYLNGVDVKEGELVVLENVRFNVGEGKDDETLSKKYAALCDIYVMDAFGTAHRAQASTHGAGKFAPVACAGPLLAAELDALGKALDNPARPMVAIVAGSKVSTKLTVLDSLSKIADQIIVGGGIANTFIAAEGYNVGKSLYEADLIPEAKKLMANCHIPVPTDVRVATEFSETATATEKSVADVKENEQILDLGDKSAEALADIIKKAKTILWNGPVGVFEFPNFRRGTEIVAKAIADSQGFSIAGGGDTLAAIDLFGIEDKISYISTGGGAFLEFVEGKKLPAVAMLEERAKA, encoded by the coding sequence ATGTCTATCATTAGAATGCAAGATCTTGATCTAAAAGGGAAACGTTTATTTATTCGCTCAGATCTTAATGTGCCGGTCAAAAATGGTAAGGTTACTTCTGATGCTCGAATTAAAGCATCATTACCGACTATTGAAGAAGCCATTAAAAAAGGCGCTAAAGTAATGGTTACTTCTCATATTGGCCGTCCAACTGAAGGCGAATATAACCCTGAGTTCTCTTTACAACCAGTGGTTGATTATTTAAAAGAACATGTTTCTTTCCCTGTTCGTCTAGTAAAAGATTATCTTAACGGTGTTGACGTTAAGGAAGGCGAACTAGTTGTTCTTGAAAACGTACGTTTTAATGTAGGCGAAGGTAAAGATGATGAAACTTTATCTAAAAAATATGCAGCACTTTGTGATATCTATGTAATGGATGCATTTGGTACGGCTCACCGTGCTCAAGCTTCAACTCATGGTGCTGGTAAATTTGCGCCAGTAGCTTGTGCTGGTCCATTATTAGCAGCTGAACTTGATGCTTTAGGTAAAGCGTTAGATAATCCAGCTCGTCCAATGGTTGCGATTGTTGCCGGTTCTAAAGTATCAACAAAATTGACTGTTCTTGATTCTTTATCAAAAATCGCTGACCAAATTATTGTTGGTGGTGGTATTGCAAATACATTTATCGCAGCTGAAGGCTATAATGTTGGTAAATCACTTTATGAAGCTGATTTAATTCCTGAAGCAAAAAAATTAATGGCTAATTGTCATATTCCAGTTCCTACTGATGTTCGTGTAGCAACAGAATTTAGTGAAACTGCAACAGCGACTGAAAAATCAGTTGCCGATGTAAAAGAGAATGAACAAATTCTTGATTTAGGTGATAAATCAGCTGAAGCATTAGCAGACATTATCAAAAAAGCCAAAACTATATTATGGAATGGCCCTGTTGGCGTATTTGAGTTCCCTAATTTCCGTCGTGGTACCGAGATTGTTGCTAAAGCAATTGCTGACAGCCAAGGTTTCTCAATCGCAGGTGGTGGTGATACATTAGCTGCAATTGATTTATTTGGTATTGAAGATAAAATCTCTTATATTTCAACTGGTGGTGGTGCCTTCCTAGAGTTTGTAGAAGGTAAAAAACTTCCTGCTGTTGCAATGCTAGAAGAGAGAGCAAAAGCGTAA